The Brachyhypopomus gauderio isolate BG-103 chromosome 1, BGAUD_0.2, whole genome shotgun sequence genome includes a window with the following:
- the tmem178a gene encoding transmembrane protein 178A: protein MERQALVTALSLSMSVLALFLLVTAIFTDHWYETDTRRHKQNCDQYGSESNDQKNREMPIYHLPLVDNGNSKRNQALMKPIHVGSREEELLENWRAILGMGILETECGRPLFSTYSGLWRKCYFQGMDRDIDKLISKGIADRCTTVKYHFSQPIRLRNIPLNLTRTIQQDEWHLLHLRRITAGFLGMAAAVLLCGTIVAAVGFFWEERLTQHVSGLLFLMAGIFCTISLCTYAASVSYDLSRNPPFIYGLPGDVDHGYGWSIFCAWVSLGLTVASGCLCTTYPFLSRTKALRSKTARESSV from the exons ATGGAGAGGCAGGCTCTCGTAACGGCGCTGAGCTTGTCCATGAGCGTCCTCGCCCTGTTCCTGCTGGTCACCGCTATCTTCACCGACCACTGGTACGAAACGGACACGAGGAGACACAAACAGAACTGCGATCAGTATGGCTCGGAGTCAAACGACcagaaaaacagagagatgCCCATATACCACCTCCCCTTGGTGGACAACGGCAACTCCAAACGAAACCAAGCCCTGATGAAACCCATCCACGTCGGGAGTCGCGAGGAGGAGCTGCTGGAGAACTGGAGGGCGATATTAGGCATGGGGATCCTGGAAACGGAGTGCGGCCGCCCGCTTTTCTCTACTTATTCGGGACTGTGGCGGAAATGTTACTTCCAAGGAATGGACCGGGATATTGACAAACTCATTTCAAAGG GTATTGCAGACCGGTGCACTACTGTCAAGTACCATTTCTCCCAGCCAATCCGGCTCCGGAACATTCCACTGAACCTGACCAGAACCATCCAGCAGGACGAGTGGCACCTCTTAC ATCTCCGGCGCATCACGGCGGGGTTCTTGGGCATGGCAGCGGCCGTTCTGCTCTGCGGTACCATCGTGGCTGCCGTGGGGTTCTTCTGGGAGGAGAGGCTCACGCAGCACGTGTCCGGACTGCTGTTCCTTATGGCAG GTATCTTTTGCACCATTTCGCTGTGCACGTACGCAGCAAGTGTGTCCTACGATCTTTCACGTAACCCACCGTTTATCTACGGCCTCCCCGGCGACGTGGACCATGGTTACGGCTGGTCCATCTTCTGTGCGTGGGTGAGTCTGGGCCTCACCGTGGCCTCTGGCTGCCTCTGCACCACCTACCCCTTCCTGAGCCGCACCAAGGCCCTGCGCTCCAAAACTGCCAGGGAGTCATCGGTATga